The nucleotide sequence CAGGCCCCTATCTTCAATACATGGGTGCCAGAATTTCTTCCATTTTAAGAAAGGCCGAAACAGCCGAAGGCAAAGAAAAGTTAAAGAACGGAAAACTCAATGCTTCCCTTTTGACAAATGAATCCGAATGGGAACTGTTAAAGACCTTAGAGGACTTCCCCGAACAGGTTGAACGCTCTGCTTTGCGTAAAGACCCGAGTGCCCTTACGGCCTATCTTTATGAGCTTTCAAAGGCATTCAGCCGCTTCTATCGCGATTGCCCCATTCTTTCAGGCGATGATGCCGACCTTTCTTATACAAGAATGGAATTGGCAAGGGCTACAAGGATAGTGCTTCAAAATGCAATGAACTTGGTACTCATTCCTTTTATGGAAATAATGTAAACTTTTTATAAATTATTTTTTAAAAATTACTAAACGATTTATAAAATTATGATAATACTAATAGGAGTATTATCATGATAAAAAGAATTAAACTAAGAGCTTTGACTTATCTGCGGAATATTTATGCTCGTATAATTTGTCCGCAAGTTTGTTTCTTTTGCGGGGAAGAAACCGGAACGGGTATTCCGCTGTGCAGCAAATGTTTACAAAAAGAAATTACCGAGCCTGTTCTATTCCGGCTTCAAAATCCTGAAAAGTTTTGTTCATCTTGCGGAAAAATTTTGATTTCCGAAAAAGAGTTTTGCACGGGGTGCAGGGCTAAATTAAAAGAAAAAGAAAAACTAAAAACAGAAGAAAGGGAAAAGACCGAAAAGGAAGATTGTGCAAAACCGATTTCAGTTCAATCCGATTTTGTGAAAAGGGTTTACACCATTTATCCTTACAAGGGCAGGGGAGGAGAGCTTTTACGCTTATGGAAGAATCAAAACATGAGGGGCTTTGCGGAAATTTATGCTTCTGCTATTGCTTCCTTTATCGAAGGACTTCCTGAACTTCAAAACTTTCCGATGGTGCCGGTTCCGCCCCGTCCTAAAAAGATTAAAAGCAAGGGCTGGGATCAAATAGAAGATTTGTCCCTTTATTTGGAATGGATTTATAATCTTCCAATATTGCGTTGTTTAAAACGAAAGGACGGGGCTTCCCAAAAAAGCCTTTCCCGTGAAAAACGGGCAAGCAATCTAAAAGGGAAGATTTTTTTAAAAGAGCAAAAATCCTTTTCAAAATCGGAAGATTTAAAAACCGCCTTACCGGAAAAGCTCATAATCTTAGACGATGTTATGACTACGGGAGCAACCCTTAACTTTTGTGCGGCGGCATTAAAAGAGGGAGGCTGCAAAGAAGTGATCGGCCTCTGCCTCTTTTTTGATTAGCTTTTAAATATCGAACCTCGTTCCGCTTTGTACAAAGCTGAAAAAATTTCCGTTAGGGACTAAGATTATGTGATCCAAAAGTTTGACACCTAAAATTTTCCCGGCCTCGTAAAGGCGTCTTGTCAATTCCATATCTTCGCTTGAGGGTTCCAAATTTCCCGAAGGATGATTATGAGCCGCAATTATTGCAGCAGCCCTGTCTTTTAAGGGGTCTGAATACACTTCACGAGGATGCACGATTGTTCTATTGATAGTGCCGACGCTCACAACACGGGTTGCAATAATTTCGTTTGCTCCGTTTAACGAGACGCAGATAAAATGCTCCCTATCCCTATCTGCATAGTGCTGTAAAAGCGGAACTACATCGGTCGGGTGTGAAATCGTGCGGTTCTTGTTGTCATAATACCTCCTTCCCAATTCCATGGCAGCAAGAATCGTTGAAATCTTTGAATCTCCCATCCCGCGGATAGAACGCAGATAGCCCTCGATTTTTTCAGGCCTTGCTCTATCTATGTGCAGAATAATATCATCGGCCAATTCTTTTACAGGTTTGTCCTTAATGCCTGTCCGTAAAAGAATGGCCACCAAATCGGAGTCGCTTAAGTTTTGAGGCCCGTACTCTAAAAGCCTTTCCCTCATATCGGGTTTGTCCGTATTGGACGAATTTTTATAGTCTATCATCAATTATGTTGTATGTATTATTTGAAAGATTTACTACTTTTTATAAAACTATCGATTAAAACTTTTGGTAAAAGCCGTCCATAAATTTTCTAAAAGATGAACCTTCTTTTATATCTAGCGGGCAGATAAGAGGAATGGTTTTTAGCACAATGTCTGAATCTTTAATTCTATATTCTATACGGCCGATTTGCTGACCTGCAAAAAGAGGCGCCGCTATTGTATCAGGTAAAATTATAACTTGTTCTATATGCCTCTCATCATTTTTAAAAACCGTAAGATAGTCTTGCGAAAAGTCCTTATCGGCGAGGAGAGGTATAAAGGCGGAAGTTTTTACATTTAGGTTTGCACTTAGGACTCTTACACTTCTTTTAATTTTGTTGTGCTCCCTTATGTCAAAACTTTTAAAATTGTCGAATGCAAAATTCATAAGCTTGATGGAATTTTGCTCCCGCTTAAAAATTCCTTCGGTAAAGTTTTTGCCGTGACCGCCGAGGATGACCGCAATAAAACGCTCTCCGTTTTTTTGAGCCGTAAGCGAAATATTAAAACCGGACTCGTAAATAAAACCCGTTTTTAAACCGTCACAGCCTTCTATTTTTTTTAGGAGGGTATTGGTGGCAGGCTTAATTTGAAACTCCTTTAAACCTTCGGAGCTTTTTTTGATAAGAATATTGTGTTTTTGGGGATAGCTTATCTCATTTACCGAATGAAACTTTTTTAAGTTTTCAGGATATTGTTTTAAGTAATGGAGGGAAAATAAGGCAAAGTCCCTTGCCGTGGTTTGATTTTTTTCGCTTAAGCCCGAAGAATCCTCAAAGCGGGTGGATTTTAAGCCCATCGTTTTAACGGCCTCGTTCATTTTAAGCGTAAACTTTTTAAGATTTCCTTCCGTAAGCAGGGCAGCTGCAAGGGCCGCATCATTCCCCGAGCAAACCGCCATTCCCCTTATCAGCTCTTCTATACTTAAACTTTGATTTTCTCCCAAGCCCATCCACGCCGCTCCTTTTGGAAGAAAAATTGCCCAAGCTTCCTTAGGCGGAAAAACGACCTTTTTCAAATCTTTAAATTCAGGTTTTTGAAGCATGGTATAAATTGTTACCAGCTTTGTAAGGGAAGCCGGAGGGATTATTTTATCGGCATTGGATTCGGCTAAAATTGTGCCGGTGTTTGCGTGAATAAGAATGTAGGACTCGGCATCGATTTTAGGTAATTCTATTTTTTGGGCCGAGGGGGTAATCTCAGAAGAAGATGATTTTACGGGCAAAAAATTTTCTATGGAATTAAGGGGCGGAAACTCGTTATTAATCTTATTCCGGCTGTAAAAGGTTTTAAGAGCTGCCGTTTTTTCTTTTTGTGAAACCTCAAGAGGCTGAGCTTTTTTTAATTCCGAAACATGGAAAAAAATAAAGCCTGCAAGGCTCAATACACAAAAAAGCACAGCCCCAAATAGAACAAAAATAAATTTTATAATTCCGTTTGTGCTGTGCTTCATTTTTTTTAAGTCTTAAATTTTTTTACTAAAAAATTAGAACTCGGCTAATTTTGGTGCTCTGGGGAAGGGAATTACGTCCCTTATGTTTCCCATACCCGTAACATAGAGGAGAAGCCGCTCAAACCCGAGCCCGAATCCAGAATGAGGAACCGTACCGTATCGGCGGAGGTCAAGGTACCACCAATAGTCTTCTTCCCTTAAACCTAATTCCTTAATTCTGCCCTGCAAAATATCGAGGTTTTCTTCCCTTTCCGAGCCCCCGATTATTTCGCCCAAGCCCGGTACAAGCACGTCCATTGCCCGCACCGTTTTTCCGTCCTCGTTCACCTTCATATAGAAGGACTTAATTTCCTTGGGATAGTTTGTAACTATTACCGGTCCCTTATACACTTCCTCGGTTAAAAACCTTTCATGTTCGCTCTGGAGGTCGCAGCCCCAGTAGGGTTTAAATTCAAAGCGGTCAATGTGCTTTTCAAGCTCGGCTATAGCCTCCGTGTAAGTAAGACGAGTAAAGGGCGTGTTTACAACATTGTTGAGCATCTCGATAAGCCCTTTTTTGATTCTTGAATCAAAAAATTCCAGATCTTCTTTGCATTTTTCCAAGGCCCATTTTAAAAGATAGACGATAAAGTCTTCTGCCAGCTCCATGTTTTCTTTTATGGTAAAAAAGGACATTTCGGGCTCAACCATCCAAAATTCTGCAAGGTGGCGGCTTGTGTTCGAGTTTTCCGCTCTAAAAGTCGGGCCGAAAGTGTAAATGCGCGAAAGAGCCGTCGCATAGGTTTCTCCTTCAAGCTGGCCTGAAACGGTCAGGTTAGCCTGCTTGCCGAAAAAATCTTGAGAATAATCTATTTTAAAAGAATCGGGATCCTTTTTTTCTCTTAAAGCTTTTTTTACTGTTTCTTCTATATCGAAGGTTGTAACATGGAAC is from Treponema denticola and encodes:
- the radC gene encoding RadC family protein, with amino-acid sequence MIDYKNSSNTDKPDMRERLLEYGPQNLSDSDLVAILLRTGIKDKPVKELADDIILHIDRARPEKIEGYLRSIRGMGDSKISTILAAMELGRRYYDNKNRTISHPTDVVPLLQHYADRDREHFICVSLNGANEIIATRVVSVGTINRTIVHPREVYSDPLKDRAAAIIAAHNHPSGNLEPSSEDMELTRRLYEAGKILGVKLLDHIILVPNGNFFSFVQSGTRFDI
- a CDS encoding D-alanyl-D-alanine carboxypeptidase family protein, with amino-acid sequence MKHSTNGIIKFIFVLFGAVLFCVLSLAGFIFFHVSELKKAQPLEVSQKEKTAALKTFYSRNKINNEFPPLNSIENFLPVKSSSSEITPSAQKIELPKIDAESYILIHANTGTILAESNADKIIPPASLTKLVTIYTMLQKPEFKDLKKVVFPPKEAWAIFLPKGAAWMGLGENQSLSIEELIRGMAVCSGNDAALAAALLTEGNLKKFTLKMNEAVKTMGLKSTRFEDSSGLSEKNQTTARDFALFSLHYLKQYPENLKKFHSVNEISYPQKHNILIKKSSEGLKEFQIKPATNTLLKKIEGCDGLKTGFIYESGFNISLTAQKNGERFIAVILGGHGKNFTEGIFKREQNSIKLMNFAFDNFKSFDIREHNKIKRSVRVLSANLNVKTSAFIPLLADKDFSQDYLTVFKNDERHIEQVIILPDTIAAPLFAGQQIGRIEYRIKDSDIVLKTIPLICPLDIKEGSSFRKFMDGFYQKF
- a CDS encoding ComF family protein; protein product: MIKRIKLRALTYLRNIYARIICPQVCFFCGEETGTGIPLCSKCLQKEITEPVLFRLQNPEKFCSSCGKILISEKEFCTGCRAKLKEKEKLKTEEREKTEKEDCAKPISVQSDFVKRVYTIYPYKGRGGELLRLWKNQNMRGFAEIYASAIASFIEGLPELQNFPMVPVPPRPKKIKSKGWDQIEDLSLYLEWIYNLPILRCLKRKDGASQKSLSREKRASNLKGKIFLKEQKSFSKSEDLKTALPEKLIILDDVMTTGATLNFCAAALKEGGCKEVIGLCLFFD
- the asnS gene encoding asparagine--tRNA ligase, encoding MIHLIKDILTSEPKGQAIDVYGWVRTKRETKNLVFIEINDGSCFASIQATFDRDKGLDNNTEALLKKAGTGVSVKASGNLVPSPAAGQRVELQANNIHIFGDADQEKYPLQKKRHSMEFLRDVAHLRARTNTFGAVARMRSQMAYAIHTFFQERGFQYVHTPIITGSDCEGAGEMFHVTTFDIEETVKKALREKKDPDSFKIDYSQDFFGKQANLTVSGQLEGETYATALSRIYTFGPTFRAENSNTSRHLAEFWMVEPEMSFFTIKENMELAEDFIVYLLKWALEKCKEDLEFFDSRIKKGLIEMLNNVVNTPFTRLTYTEAIAELEKHIDRFEFKPYWGCDLQSEHERFLTEEVYKGPVIVTNYPKEIKSFYMKVNEDGKTVRAMDVLVPGLGEIIGGSEREENLDILQGRIKELGLREEDYWWYLDLRRYGTVPHSGFGLGFERLLLYVTGMGNIRDVIPFPRAPKLAEF